The DNA region TAATCATTTTTAATCCCTATTACTTCGTATATGTTTCCATTAATTAGTGAAAAACTTGATTTACCAATAAATTTTACTTTCATTATTGTTTCTTCGATTATCTCAAATAATTTCTTTTCATAAAAATTATCATTATTACTATCATCTTTTATACAATAATAATCACCAGGTATAGAATTTGTTTCATAAATGCACTCTTTATACAGCACACCGATTTTTGTTTCTCCTTTATAACGAATATTCATAGAAATATTTTATAGCAAAAATCAGATTTAATCAATACAAGTTTTACAAAATTCTTTCCCGAAAGCAGTAAGAAATAATCCTTTTTTATTAATTTTATTTGTTTTATAACCTTTTGCCTTATAATTTTCTGGAATGACCATTTTTTCTTTAATAAAAGGATGATTTTCTAGTTCTTCATAAATATTGTTTTCTGTCAATAAATAATCCGGAGGGATATAAGTTATCCCAAGTCTATTAAAATTATCAAAATAATGCTGTATCTTTATTGGTGGTTCGCAATCACATTTTTCTCCAACATTTGAAAAATGCTCTAGTATATTCATACCGATGCCTGTATTATCTATTTCATATCGTAATGTTATAATTGGAATGGCAGTTTTTTGTTTTAAATATTTTAATATTTTTGCTTCATTTGGGCAAAGCTGTTTTATTATTTCAACAAAAGCTGGGTGTACTCCGTTTTTTACCACTTTGTTCATTGAAGCAGCCAATAAATTAGCATACATATTTCGTAATTCAATATTATCCATACAATAACTAATATATTGAAGTGCAGGTACGGCTATATGAGTTTCAGGCGGTTCAATGTTCTCAGGGTTGATATTTTCCAATTTTATGTTTAATAATAATTTTGTTTCTGATAAGTTGTATTCTTTAGAAATAATCCATTTTTCCAGAGGCAATAGGGCAGCCTTTATTGCCCTGGGAATTAACCCAATTAATTCTCCGGTTGGTTCAACGATAGGTTTCCCACCATCATTATAAACAGCTTTCCCCACTTCTTTAACTAAATCTTTAGCTACTTCAAGAGAATCTTTATCCATCATTATATATTCCTATGGTTCTATATAATATTAGTTTTCATCATTTTTCAAGAACCCTTTAGGCATTTCACATAAATGAGTAAAAAATAAAACCCTCCTAGCCGGAAAGGTGCCAGCCGACTTTGTTGGGGAACACTTTTGCATAGGGCCGCCGCCTTATGCTTCGGCCTGAAATTTCGGGCGTATCCTTTTTTCATTATGGGTAATAATTGGCGTGGTATTAGAGACGGCCTTTAAGCGCTGCAAAATCGGCTCCTAACTCATCAGCCTCGGCGAATATGGAAACATGGTAATTTGAAAGCACATCCAAAAAAGCAATCCTCGGGATACCCAGGGCTTTTGCAGCTATACCGGAAGAAACTTTCCCAAGTTCGTAGAGTTTTACCAGAGAAAGGGTTTTCATTTCCTGGCCGAATTCTTCACTTTGCATTTTAAGGGAAAATGCCAGAGTTTCGGGATAGTTTATGGTTATTTGTTTCTCCATTATACCACCTTATGCCTTTCTTATCGGCGCTTCTTTATATATTAATTCGCTATCCTGGACCGGTCAAGCCATCGCTGCTAGAATAGTACCACCTCAACCTCGCTGCCCTCATTCAGAGCAGTACTCTGCGCCGGGATGTCTACGAAACAGTTGCAGCCCAAAAGGGACCGGATCTGCCCCGAAGAGTGGCCTTCGGGCAGGCTTACAAAAGGAAGGTCCCGGTTTTCTGGCTCTGTGAGTTTTGCCCGGATAAAGCGGCGGGTGGGGCTTTTCTTGAGGAAGGGGTCTTTCAGGCGGGCCAGGATACGGCGGGTTTCCAGGTCTCTGCGGCGGGCCAGTTTTGCCAGGGCCGGGCGCGCCAGGAGTTCAAAGCTAGTAAAACTGGCGAAGGGGTTACCGGACAGGCAGAGGAGAAGCGTGTTCCGGTACACCCCGCAGAGGACGGCGCTGCCGGGCTTGAAGGCTACACGCCAGAAAAGCTGTTCTGCCCCCAGCAGGGTAAACACTTCAGGCATGATGTCCTTGTCGCCCACGCTCACCGCGCCGGTGGTGATGAACATATCCAGGTTCCCAGCCTCCGCAGCAATTCTGGCGGCTACCGTAGCGGCGTCATCTGCCATTGCAGGCAGGAGCCGGGCATGAAAACCAAATTCTTCCAGCCGCGCGGAGAGCATAGTATCGTTGCTGGAATATATTTTTCCCGGCGCCAGGGGCTGGCCTGCCGGGGTAAGTTCGTCCCCGGTACAGAGGAGGCCGATCCGCGGGGCGCGCAGTACTGGTACGGTATCCATACCCATGGACGCAAGTAGCCCCAGATGGACTGCCCCGAGCCATTCCCCTTCCTGGACGAGCGGTTCCCCCTTGGGTATATCCTCACCCCGAAACACGTAGTTTTCCTGCGCTTTGACAGGACGGAATACCAGCAGCTCCCCGGCTTCGGTCCGCACATCCTCCAGGGGGACCATGCAGTCCGCGCCTAGAGGCATGGCAGCCCCGGTCATGATCCGCACCGCTTCCCCCGGCACAAGGGGGCGCTCAAAGACACCGCCGGCGTATACGACCCCGGTAATGCGCAGCCGCACCGGTTTATCCGCCGACGCAGTCGGGGTGTCCCCGCTGCGGAGGGCAAAGCCGTCCAGAGGGGAGCGGTCAAAGGGGGGATTGTCCATGGGGGCATGGATGGTTTCCCCGGCAATAAACCCCAGGGCCTTATTGAGGGGGAGG from Treponema primitia ZAS-2 includes:
- a CDS encoding DUF4393 domain-containing protein; translation: MMDKDSLEVAKDLVKEVGKAVYNDGGKPIVEPTGELIGLIPRAIKAALLPLEKWIISKEYNLSETKLLLNIKLENINPENIEPPETHIAVPALQYISYCMDNIELRNMYANLLAASMNKVVKNGVHPAFVEIIKQLCPNEAKILKYLKQKTAIPIITLRYEIDNTGIGMNILEHFSNVGEKCDCEPPIKIQHYFDNFNRLGITYIPPDYLLTENNIYEELENHPFIKEKMVIPENYKAKGYKTNKINKKGLFLTAFGKEFCKTCID
- a CDS encoding UPF0175 family protein, producing MEKQITINYPETLAFSLKMQSEEFGQEMKTLSLVKLYELGKVSSGIAAKALGIPRIAFLDVLSNYHVSIFAEADELGADFAALKGRL
- the glp gene encoding gephyrin-like molybdotransferase Glp, translated to MEWISLEKAQELILSKTSPIEEIQRLPLNKALGFIAGETIHAPMDNPPFDRSPLDGFALRSGDTPTASADKPVRLRITGVVYAGGVFERPLVPGEAVRIMTGAAMPLGADCMVPLEDVRTEAGELLVFRPVKAQENYVFRGEDIPKGEPLVQEGEWLGAVHLGLLASMGMDTVPVLRAPRIGLLCTGDELTPAGQPLAPGKIYSSNDTMLSARLEEFGFHARLLPAMADDAATVAARIAAEAGNLDMFITTGAVSVGDKDIMPEVFTLLGAEQLFWRVAFKPGSAVLCGVYRNTLLLCLSGNPFASFTSFELLARPALAKLARRRDLETRRILARLKDPFLKKSPTRRFIRAKLTEPENRDLPFVSLPEGHSSGQIRSLLGCNCFVDIPAQSTALNEGSEVEVVLF